The DNA sequence AAACATCCAAACAGCTTCTGCCAACATGGATTATTGGCACTTCTACGTGTGTGGTTTCAGTATTACAGCCCGTTTTAACACGGGTGTTAGCTCTCCAGTGTGTGATTGGTGTTGTCAGATTTAGCGAGGACACTGAACAGCTTGTTTCCTCTATTTAGTCCTGTAAATGTTTACTTTCTGCTCTTTCTGGGCTCTGCTGACCAAGACCAGACTGGAGATTTACGTAATGTTGTCTTATCCATCTATCCCCATCAACAGCTCTGATTTGAAGTGTCTTAACCAGCAAGGCTGTTTTTTAGGATCTCCTTTAGGACTTTCTTTGAAGTTCAAATGgggatttgtgaggattttaaGTGATCAAACCATTTCAGACTAAAGTGAGGATGTAACTTTTCCTTTCTGTGTTTCAGGGCTTCATCAGGTATCCTCCTCTGATCTGTGTTAAACCTTCGTAACATCCGTCCCAGTGGAACTGAAGCTCCATGGTCAGCAGTCTAATGAGGGAAAGAAATGCAAAACAGccggcttgctgattgggtggAGAAAACTGTCAACACGCACACGCAGAGGATGGAGGAAGTACAAACACACAAGGGAGTAGTGACAGTTTGATGGATGCGCTGTGATGCTGCTGGAGGACTAATATCTCATTAGGGAGCATCTAGAATATCTTTCTATGCCGATAAGCCTGTCCTGAGCTCCACTTtccataaatacatatatatatactttcaaGAGAGCCGGTAttgctttcttctttttttttttccttttttttttgcagctttCCCCCTTCACCCTTCCATCCCTTTCCCAAGACTGTGCACAGCTAAAACACAAGCTCCTCTCTTCCAAGAGGCTGAGAGGTTGCCATGGCAACTGTTGTTGTGCTACCGATGTAGAAGTCCAGAAAGTGGCAGTTGTGGCGGTAGTGGTGGAGCCGGAGGAGGACGCATTGGTGAATGTCCAGGGATGGGAAGTGCTCCGTATCCTGCCGGTGAGTGGAAAGAGAAGGGGCGAGGTGGCCTGCAGGAGCTGGGCTGCATGCCGTGGAAGGTCAGCAAAcagaaaggaggaggaggaggagcaggaggaggaggaggaggaggaggggaagtTGCAGTGGGAGAAGGAGCAGAGAAGAGGTGCAGGGATCCCAAAGATATTCAGCAGCCTCAGCAAGAactctcatcctcctcttcctccctcaccGCACCAGCTCCTCCCAGACCTTCTTTGACATCTCCAGCAATTTATCATGAGAAGCAGCGGAGGGAACTTTGCGCACTACATGCGCTTAATAACGTCTTCCAGGATGGGACAGCCTTCAGTCGGGACACGCTGCAGGAGATATACCAAAGGTGAGGAAGCTGGCAAACCAACGCACTTCTTAACGTATATATTTGAAATGcttggggtttttttcttcagtaTGTGAATGATTCCTGTTGTCAACCTGTTGCAGGTTATCCTCAAGCACTATGGTGACACCTCACAAAAAGAGCATGCTGGGAAATGGGAACTATGATGTGAACGTCATCATGGCTGCACTGCAGACCCGAGGGTTTGAGGCAGTTTGGTGGGATAAAAGAAGGTATGTAGGCAtgttccttttttattattgttcatGTCATATGAAAAATAATATTCACTTTTTATACTCTAAACCTTTTCATGTTAAGATATCTTGTCAATACCTGGTGTTATAATTGCGTAAAAACAGCATCAGATGAATAATTACACTGTAACAAGTAGGAGTTGATCAAGGTGAGCAAAATTATTCACAAGCAGGAAATATTCAAGACAGTTGCCAATCTTCTCTGTAGTGGACGTACCAGGAAGTTAGCGCCCAAATTTAGACTATCAACCAATTAAATGTTGAAGTTAATGGCACTACAATTAGGAACAACTAGAGTATGCAagcatagcttttttttttgtgaagaaaacAGGATGCTTGTATACAAATACTCGTAAAACTGCTTGATCTGAAGCAACATTGTGAAGAAGTGCCTGAAATTCATTCATAATAGTGTGGGCGACTGATAAGATCAAACCGAAAACGTCTTTCAGGAACTGCTGCTGAAGTGGTTGTACGAATCATGATCTGTGCTTAGATTTTCCACGTACTACTTTTACAGTTTGGCTAAGCTTTTGTTAAATTGATGATGCTGTAATATCTCATTACAGTGCAATAACAACTTAGGAAAACATAATTGCATTGTGTTGTTGTTCATAGGTTGTATTTACCTAATTTGAACATCTGGTATGgataaagtgatttttttttttctttaattgtctGATACATACAACTTTAACTCTGAAAGAAGGCTACTTTGAAAAAGGGTtgctttctttttcacatgactCTAAACGGGGTTGGTCAGGGGTATCGTATTTGAAGATAAACAATTTTACTTGGCTCCCTAGTCTTTTGCTGCTTGTCTGCTGTTTCTTATCACGTATAAGTACACATGTAGACAGGACATTTTCCAAACAATCCTGAGATCTACGGTTCAGCGCACAAACTCAAATGTCAGAATGTAAACATGAGGTCAGTTCTTTGAAGAGTTTGCTGTGTCTTCTGCTGAATGTCATCCAGCTAATCGGCTGCGTTTTGAATGATATCTTTGATTAGTCAACAGTTCCATCAGTTGACAAAGGTTTAAAGATAgttttatcttcattatcagtCTTATATGACCGTTGACAAGAGCACGTCAGACTTGCTGTATTGATGAAATGAATTCCTGTCTTTATGGTTTGGCCCAAACAGGAGCTAGATCACTGCTATCCTTAATCAAGTGACCAAAAAAGAAGCAGCATAACTATTTTAATGCGATCACAGGAGGATTTTACACGGCTACAATGTTGGCTGTTCTTGGGAGACGAGGAGAACACAGAAAAACATTGAATGCTGTCATTATCCTTTTTTAAAAGAATTTAACCTGGCAAAAACAGCTCTCCAGGTCATAAATTAGTTTAGACGCTTGTGCTAGTTGATGCCTTGAAAGTCAAATTTTATTTAGCAGTAGGTAAAAAAGAAATAGTTAATTCAACAAAGATGTAAGTCTTTTCTTGCCGCAGAGGTTTGAGACATGGTTTGATACTGCAAATGATACTGTCTTTGATACTGTCTTTTACTGCAAATAATAGTACAGA is a window from the Cololabis saira isolate AMF1-May2022 chromosome 19, fColSai1.1, whole genome shotgun sequence genome containing:
- the josd1 gene encoding josephin-1 yields the protein MGSAPYPAGEWKEKGRGGLQELGCMPWKVSKQKGGGGGAGGGGGGGGEVAVGEGAEKRCRDPKDIQQPQQELSSSSSSLTAPAPPRPSLTSPAIYHEKQRRELCALHALNNVFQDGTAFSRDTLQEIYQRLSSSTMVTPHKKSMLGNGNYDVNVIMAALQTRGFEAVWWDKRRDVRTIELSNVEGFILNVPSNLRWGPLRLPLKRQHWIGVREVGGIYYNLDSKLRNPQPIGNPDELRKFLHQQLRGKNCELLLVVSEEVENHQTWRSDG